A single region of the Brassica rapa cultivar Chiifu-401-42 chromosome A03, CAAS_Brap_v3.01, whole genome shotgun sequence genome encodes:
- the LOC103857322 gene encoding trans-cinnamate 4-monooxygenase, protein MDLLLLEKPLIAVFLAVVLAKMISKLCSKKLKLPPGPIPIPVFGNWLEVGNDLNHRNLVDYAKKFGDLFHLRMGQRDIVVISSPDLAKEVLQTQGVEFGSRYRNIVYDIFTGKGQDMVFTVYGEHWRKMRRIMTVPFFTNKVVQQNREGWEFEAASVVEEVKKNPDAATKGIVARKRLQLMMYNNMFRVMFGKRFESEDDPLLLRLKFLNGERSRLTQSFEYNYGDFIPILRPFLRGYLKSCQDVKERRLALFKKYFVDERKEIASAKPTGSVKYAIDHILEAEEKGEINADNVLYIVENINVAAIETTLWSIEWGIAELVNHPEIQSKLRNEIDTVLGPGVQVTEPDLHKLPYLQVVLKETLRLRMGVPLLVPHMNLKDAKLAGYDIPAESKILVNAWWLANNSESWKKPEEFRPERFLEEEAHVEANGNDFRYLPFGLGRRSCPGIVLALPILGITIGRLVQNFELFPPPGQSKVDTTEIGGQFSLKILNHSTIVMKPRAV, encoded by the exons ATGGACCTTCTCTTGTTGGAGAAACCTCTAATCGCCGTCTTCTTGGCGGTGGTTCTCGCCAAAATGATCTCCAAGCTCTGCAGCAAGAAACTGAAGCTACCTCCTGGTCCTATACCAATCCCGGTCTTCGGAAACTGGCTTGAAGTCGGAAATGATCTAAATCACCGTAACCTCGTGGACTACGCTAAGAAGTTCGGAGACCTTTTCCACCTAAGGATGGGTCAACGAGACATAGTCGTCATCTCTTCACCGGATCTAGCCAAGGAAGTGCTCCAAACGCAAGGTGTAGAGTTTGGATCCAGATACAGAAACATCGTCTACGACATCTTCACTGGGAAAGGACAAGACATGGTGTTCACTGTCTACGGTGAGCACTGGAGGAAGATGAGACGTATCATGACGGTTCCCTTCTTCACCAACAAGGTGGTCCAGCAGAACCGGGAAGGATGGGAGTTCGAAGCTGCGAGCGTTGTGGAGGAAGTGAAGAAGAACCCTGACGCGGCCACGAAAGGGATCGTGGCGAGGAAGCGTTTGCAGTTGATGATGTACAACAACATGTTCCGTGTTATGTTCGGTAAAAGGTTCGAGAGTGAAGATGATCCTCTTCTCCTCCGGCTCAAGTTCTTGAACGGGGAGAGAAGCAGGTTGACTCAGAGCTTTGAGTATAACTATGGAGATTTCATTCCTATCCTTAGGCCGTTCCTTAGAGGCTATTTGAAGAGCTGCCAAGATGTGAAAGAGAGAAGACTAGCGCTCTTCAAGAAGTACTTTGTAGACGAGAGGAA GGAGATTGCGAGTGCTAAGCCTACGGGAAGCGTGAAATACGCCATTGATCACATCCTTGAAGCTGAAGAGAAGGGAGAAATCAATGCGGACAACGTTCTTTATATCGTCGAGAACATCAACGTAGCTG CTATTGAGACAACACTATGGTCTATTGAATGGGGAATTGCGGAGCTAGTGAACCATCCTGAGATTCAGAGCAAGCTAAGAAACGAAATCGACACGGTTCTTGGACCAGGCGTGCAAGTCACAGAGCCTGACCTTCACAAGCTTCCATACCTCCAAGTCGTGCTCAAGGAGACACTTCGTCTAAGAATGGGTGTACCACTCCTCGTACCACACATGAACCTCAAGGACGCTAAGCTCGCTGGCTATGACATCCCAGCAGAAAGCAAAATCTTGGTCAATGCCTGGTGGCTAGCGAACAACTCTGAGAGCTGGAAGAAACCTGAAGAGTTTAGGCCGGAGAGGTTTCTTGAAGAAGAGGCGCATGTGGAAGCAAACGGTAACGACTTCAGGTACTTGCCGTTTGGTCTTGGACGTAGAAGCTGTCCTGGGATTGTACTAGCATTGCCCATTTTGGGAATCACCATTGGTAGATTGGTACAAAACTTCGAGCTTTTTCCTCCTCCGGGACAGTCTAAAGTGGATACCACTGAGATAGGTGGACAGTTCAGCCTGAAGATCCTTAACCACTCCACAATCGTTATGAAACCAAGGGCCGTCTGA